The Dehalococcoidales bacterium genomic sequence CATCGTCAGCCTTATATTTAACCAACTTCTTAAGCGTCTTCCCGTACCGCGGGTGATGCGTGGTTGTTTCCACAGCGACAACCGCAGTTTTATCCATCTTGTTGCTGACGACCCGGCCAATCCTGATTTTACGCTTTGTCTCCATATCTTTCAAACCCACTCCGAGCCTGTTTTAACTCCTGATCTTTAATAACTTACTCCTGAGCCAGTTCCCTCTCTCTGATTATCGTCTGCAGCCGGGCGATGTTCTTCCTGGTCGCCCGTACCTGACGATGGTTGACCAGCTGCTTGGTCTCCAGACGAAAACGTAGGTCAAAAAGCTCACGATGAGCAGCTTCTAGCTGCTTCGCCAATTCTTCGGAGCTCAAGGCTCTAATTTCATCAACTTTCAATTGACACCAGCTCCCACCGTAGTCTGACTATCCGGCCGCCGTCAGGCTTTCCCTGACGACAA encodes the following:
- the rpsQ gene encoding 30S ribosomal protein S17 — translated: METKRKIRIGRVVSNKMDKTAVVAVETTTHHPRYGKTLKKLVKYKADDAKNECGEGDIVRIIETRPLSKDKRWRVAEIITKKEAIEIQPREIT
- the rpmC gene encoding 50S ribosomal protein L29, which gives rise to MKVDEIRALSSEELAKQLEAAHRELFDLRFRLETKQLVNHRQVRATRKNIARLQTIIRERELAQE